A region from the Nocardioides coralli genome encodes:
- a CDS encoding PhoH family protein: protein MLDTSVLLADPTALRRFGEHEVVLPVVVITELEGKRHHPELGYFARSALRLLDELRVTHGRLDEAVPIGTEGGSVRVELNHTDPQSLPSGFRLGDNDTRILAVARNLANDGHDVVLVSKDLPMRIKASAVGLQAEEYRAEAVSDSDTGWTGMAELDVTAADLDELYDDGTLDLAEARELPCHTGLVLLSDRGTALGRVGADKQVHLVRGDREAFGIHGRSAEQRVALEMLLDPEVGIVSLGGRAGTGKSALALCAGLEAALERRQHRKVVVFRPLFAVGGQELGYLPGSEAEKMNPWAQAVFDTLSAVTSREVIDEVLHREMLEVLPLTHIRGRSLHDAFVIVDEAQSLERNVLLTVLSRIGANSKVVLTHDVAQRDNLRVGRHDGVVAVVEKLKGHPLFAHVTLNRSERSPIAALVTEMLEHVTL from the coding sequence GTGCTCGACACCAGCGTGCTGCTGGCCGACCCGACGGCGCTGCGTCGCTTCGGGGAGCACGAGGTGGTCCTGCCGGTCGTGGTCATCACCGAGCTGGAGGGCAAGCGCCACCACCCCGAGCTGGGCTACTTCGCCCGGTCCGCCCTCCGCCTCCTCGACGAGCTGCGGGTCACCCACGGCCGCCTCGACGAGGCGGTCCCGATCGGCACCGAGGGCGGTTCGGTGCGCGTCGAGCTCAACCACACCGACCCGCAGTCGCTGCCCTCCGGCTTCCGGCTCGGTGACAACGACACCCGGATCCTCGCGGTGGCCCGCAACCTCGCCAACGACGGTCACGACGTGGTGCTGGTCTCCAAGGACCTCCCGATGCGGATCAAGGCCTCCGCCGTGGGGTTGCAGGCCGAGGAGTACCGCGCCGAGGCCGTCAGCGACTCCGACACGGGCTGGACCGGCATGGCCGAGCTCGACGTCACGGCTGCCGACCTCGACGAGCTCTACGACGACGGGACCCTCGACCTCGCCGAGGCCCGGGAGCTTCCGTGCCACACCGGCCTGGTGCTGCTCTCTGACCGCGGTACGGCGCTGGGCCGGGTGGGCGCCGACAAGCAGGTCCACCTGGTGCGCGGTGACCGGGAGGCGTTCGGGATCCACGGCCGCTCCGCGGAGCAGCGGGTCGCGCTGGAGATGTTGCTCGACCCGGAGGTCGGCATCGTCTCGCTCGGTGGCCGGGCCGGCACGGGCAAGTCGGCGCTGGCGCTCTGTGCTGGTCTCGAGGCGGCGCTCGAGCGCCGCCAGCACCGCAAGGTCGTCGTGTTCCGACCGCTCTTCGCGGTCGGTGGCCAGGAGCTGGGCTACCTGCCGGGGTCCGAGGCGGAGAAGATGAACCCGTGGGCCCAGGCCGTGTTCGACACGCTGAGCGCCGTCACCTCCCGCGAGGTGATCGACGAGGTCCTCCACCGCGAGATGCTCGAGGTGCTGCCGCTGACCCACATCCGCGGCCGGTCGCTGCACGACGCCTTCGTCATCGTCGACGAGGCGCAGTCGCTCGAGCGCAACGTGCTGCTGACCGTGCTCTCGCGCATCGGCGCCAACTCCAAGGTGGTGCTCACCCACGACGTGGCGCAGCGCGACAACCTCCGGGTGGGGCGCCACGACGGCGTGGTGGCGGTGGTGGAGAAGCTCAAGGGCCACCCGCTCTTCGCCCACGTCACGCTCAACCGGAGCGAGCGGTCGCCGATCGCCGCGCTGGTGACCGAGATGCTCGAGCACGTCACCCTCTGA
- a CDS encoding isoprenyl transferase, protein MSTWSTAKDLVRRRLYPAYEARMVRSLPPDKLPQHVGVMLDGNRRWAKAVGHDTAHGHRAGAANIEPLLDWCEEVGVEVVTLWLLSTDNLNRTAQELEPLLQIIEEAVATLAEQRRWRLHPVGALDLLPSGTAAKLKQAADDTRDVEGMLVNVAVGYGGRREIADAVRSLLTEHAARGTSLEELAQLIDVEHISDHLYTKGQPDPDLVIRTSGEQRLGGFLLWQSARSEFYFCEAYWPDFRRVDFLRAIRAYAQRERRYGS, encoded by the coding sequence GTGTCGACGTGGAGCACGGCCAAGGACCTCGTACGCCGGCGTCTCTATCCCGCCTACGAGGCGCGGATGGTCCGTTCGCTGCCGCCCGACAAGCTGCCCCAGCACGTCGGGGTGATGCTCGACGGCAACCGACGCTGGGCGAAGGCGGTCGGTCACGACACCGCCCACGGCCACCGCGCCGGGGCCGCCAACATCGAGCCGCTCCTCGACTGGTGCGAGGAGGTCGGCGTCGAGGTCGTCACCCTGTGGCTGCTGTCGACCGACAACCTCAACCGCACGGCGCAGGAGCTCGAGCCGCTGCTGCAGATCATCGAGGAGGCGGTGGCCACGCTCGCCGAGCAGCGCCGCTGGCGGCTCCACCCGGTGGGCGCGCTCGACCTGCTGCCGTCCGGCACGGCGGCGAAGCTCAAGCAGGCCGCCGACGACACCCGCGACGTCGAGGGGATGCTCGTCAACGTCGCCGTCGGGTACGGCGGTCGCCGCGAGATCGCCGACGCCGTCCGCTCGCTGCTGACCGAGCACGCCGCGCGGGGCACCAGCCTCGAGGAGCTCGCCCAGCTGATCGACGTGGAGCACATCTCCGACCACCTCTACACCAAGGGCCAGCCCGACCCCGACCTGGTCATCCGGACCTCCGGCGAGCAGCGGCTGGGTGGGTTCCTGCTGTGGCAGAGCGCCCGCTCGGAGTTCTACTTCTGCGAGGCCTACTGGCCCGACTTCCGGCGTGTCGACTTCCTGCGCGCGATCCGCGCCTACGCCCAGCGTGAGCGCCGCTACGGGTCCTGA